TTTAGGTGAGTGCTCTACACCAAGTTATACCAATTGTGAACTTGAAATTATTTTTATCCCTCAGATATGTCACCTTTTCATACCCATTTCATGTAGTGAAGCAGGTTACCTTTGTATAGCTCTTTTAATCAGCGCAGATTTCTCTGCTACATTAAAGTAACATTTAGATGGGCTACACTGTCGTACACCATAAAAATGTGCTGTATTCTTTCAGTCAAACAGACTAAGAATAACTTTGAATTAATATTGAGGCTGTTTTCAGGTAACATTCAAAATGCCCTTTTCTAGACGTTCACTGAACATCCATGTAGTATGCACATGTCTTGCAGCGAAATGTCTATGGGATACCCAGAAaatgttctagaaaaaaaatgtatgcatagTGCACACAAAAATGTAATTTGGATGACTGAATTGTGTTACAATTCTTTAAAGTATGCTCAGATTAGGTACAGGGGCCCAATACTTGATCACCCATGCAACAGGGAAAGACAATCGAACAGTAAATGTGTGTTGTGCTTTTCGAGTTTATTGAAAAACAGTGTAATCTGGACTTCAGTGTTGAGTTGTTATAGAGTGCTGCCCTTTAGCATGAATTTTTTAAACGCTGTCTCTGTTCATTTGTGTTTATAACCAATAAAAATTGTAGACAAAGCTATACCTTGCCTCAATTTTGACAGTGACAAGCACCTGATCAAGGAGGAGTATTTAAGAAGACTCGCCTAGGAATTAATTGGCACATATTTAACGTAGTTACTGCAAAAAGAAACTTGTGTGTAGGCTAGTTTGTTCTTGAATATGGAAGCCAAGTTTTGCTGCATAGCTGATGCAAAATATTCCTAAATAAGAATGCGAAGGCACTCAAGATGGTGCACAATCATCTTCTGTGTTTCATATTAACTATGCAGTGCAAGTTGGTTTCATAGCAGGTGAGTGTTatgcatctgcaaaaaaaaaagttatagctTATATGCTGCACTGGCCTGTTACATACACAATGCCAGctttgcaagaaaataaatatgtataatcAATCTTTTATTGGCAGAACCATTACAGCAAAATATACAAGTCTGATTTTCCACCTTAGACAATAGTGTAATATTTAGATAGAGATACGGACgctcctgatgacttgatggtagTGTGAATGATGCAGCTGGTACATCAGTGGACCTGtacaagagggaaaaaaacgcAGGTGAAGTACAAAGGATTAAAAAGAATCTGCAACTTGCACTCTGAGATGAACATGTCACTGTGACAACCTGAGTGCTGCTGTTGAGGATTTTGTTAGCCTGTTGGTCCGCGGGCACAAGTGCCTGTCTTGCATGAAGCTGCTTAGCGCAGCTTCATGACAAGAGTTTTCTCTATCCGCCACCCGAGAACGCGCTCTGTAGCGGTCAGGCTCCGCCGAGAGACTTGCGGCAACGGGAAGGTAATGGGGCAATGTCAGTACAGATTTCGGTTTCTAAAGCAGTACCAGACCGATGGCAAGCAAATTTTGTAACACAGTTGAATATCCAAAATACTTGCTACTACTTAGAAGCAGATTGATCATGTTTTCAAATTGAATAATACAAAGTGAACCTGCCCACATTAAAGCTTCAACCACAAGAAACACATTCCTGACGGATTGTTGACGCCAGCTGCCATCGTCAAGAACGATGAGATGCTGGAGTTGATGCTCTAGATGCTGAATTGTGCCCACGTCAAATCAAATTGCCGGCCAAAAATATGTTGTAAACTTGTTCCTCGTGGTTGGGCCTAAGCAATCCCGATGCCGCAGGTAACCATAAAGCAGTTGCACAGCTGCTAATGGATCTAAGTTAATGCATTGATAATGAACAAATAAACCTCTTAACAGAATCGAAGTATACAGTACAGGCATATTGCTAACGGGGCTCTGGAACAATAAAAGTTTCACATCACCGGTTTGTGACAGTGTTTAGTGGTAGCTTGTAGATACACTGAAACCCGATAATAACAAACTGGCCTATAGGTTCATTATAGGTTCATTAAAAATAGGTTCATTATATCAGGTAATTCTTTAAATCCAAACGCGCCTATAACGAAAGGAAACAAACATTTGTATTGTGTTTGTCCtatatgaatttgttgtcctCAGTGGAAAAATTAAGTCAGAGTTACCTGCATTTTTGTAAACAAAACCATGCATAGTAGACAGCAATCTTTAGCCTTAAACAGCTTGCCAGTCACTCAAAATGGAGACTCGATAGGAGCTTGCTTGAAGTACACTGCTGGTATGTTTCCGAGTATTCTAACATTTAggcacaatttaaaaaaaagtacaaaaaaggCCTCTGTTACAAGTGAGTGTTTTGCATGAGTATCAGTCAGGAAGTTTTGTGTGTGCAATATACAGGATAATTCACTTTATGCTGGTTTGTTATAGTCAGGTTTAGCTAAAGCCGTACAAAGAGAAAAATGCTACGTACTACAAGTGCGGATTTCTTCCTTGGCACTAGCCAAACATGAGTTAGAGCACACAATTATTTTTTTATCCATATTATCTGGTAAAAGGCGAAGGCATTCCCTGTGAAAGGTTTTTGAACAGTATGCGCGAGAAATTTCCAGTACTTTTATGCCATACAGCGGTTGCCTGCATACACAATGCAACTCATAAATACAATCTTTTGGCCGCACACCAGTAGTGGGGGAGCTTGTGAGTGGAAAATCTTCCATGTTGcctttttgcatgcatttcagcAAATGTCTGCGCAGCATACTCTGACTAAGGTTTAAATTTTCTGGTCTCCTATCTGATGCTAAATAATACATATTTGCAATTGCAAACAAGCCACAGTCAAGCGTGTTACACTGGTTTTGTGCCCCTTTAGTGCAAATGGTCAGCGTTGGTGACTGCAATTTTAGCATGTGACAGATTTGCCTGATGGCATCAGAAGGAGTACC
The sequence above is a segment of the Dermacentor variabilis isolate Ectoservices chromosome 7, ASM5094787v1, whole genome shotgun sequence genome. Coding sequences within it:
- the LOC142588536 gene encoding uncharacterized protein LOC142588536, coding for MVSLAMVTADMLNVRKRYSLSDADLNALVQGTSISDSVINVAQYLIHEKLPHWDGFQDVLLGHRLLFTKVESPFIQILHVRNPDHWLTVTNVDADENTVFVYDSIDQGTPSDAIRQICHMLKLQSPTLTICTKGAQNQCNTLDCGLFAIANMYYLASDRRPENLNLSQSMLRRHLLKCMQKGNMEDFPLTSSPTTGVRPKDCIYELHCVCRQPLYGIKVH